Genomic DNA from Vibrio sp. SNU_ST1:
AGATTACTTAAGAACTTATCTACATCACCTTTAACATATTCTCTAACAAGAGCATAAACGTCATCACGAGATTTGTCTGACTTTACTGCCTTTCCAATTCCTTTTAGAACTGAACCCAAAGTTGGTATGGCGCCGATACCCGACAATGCCAGATCTAACCATGCTTCTTGGTTGTTCTGATTATCTTCTTCACTAAGGAACAAGATGTTTGCAGTTATATCTCTTGCATCGAGAACCTGATCAATTCCCGGGACTACACCAAGTAATGTATTTAACATTATCTGGGCAGTTGTGGGATCTTTATTAAAATCCCCTACAATCCCCCCCCAGAGCCAGCTGCCAATGTAACCCTCCCAGTTTTAATGACGGAGAGTTTTACGCTGCCAGAAAGGCGGGATAGAAGTTATCCAAGAGCATTAAAAAGAAGGCCCAGTCGGTATGCAACTAGGCCTTCAAAAAGGAGGTAAATGCTTCCTAACTTACAAACATTACGCATTTCGGCGCTTCATTTAAACGTCTATCACCTAAACATCACCAACATGGTGCTTAAGTAAAGAATTGAACTTAGGTAGATTAAAATATAGCTAAATCATATAAAAGTGGATTATATTAGCACCTAAAATGTGCATCCTCCGTGAATATTCTACATAAGTAATTTTAACAAATCAGTCTATCAAAATGTCCACACCATTTTTTTTGAAGAGAGATTCAAACAACAACTTACTAATATAGTATTTATTCTCACTTGAAATATATAAATACTCAATATGATCATTCTCAGATAATGATGATACAGGTTCAGCAATTATTTCACTATAGTCTTCTAAAGCCTCATCAACACACCCTCTTGAAGGTGATATCATTGAAGGCTCTAAAGAAACTTGTAAATTGCTCAACAATTTATCAAAACAAACATTTCTAACAAATATCCTTTTATTAAGATATTGATTTATGTATAAATCCGGTTCTACTTCAACAATTCGGTTAGAGCAGTTGTCGTGTTTATCTAAATCTTTAAGCTCTATAAATTCTCTCATGACAACATCCACTCCATAGTCCATTTACTTGCAGATATAACCTTGCCTGATTGCAAATCCCCACCATTAAGAACGTTATTAATAAAGCTTTTATGAAACAAGTATGTCATTGAATCTTCAGATGGTTTAAATATAATCCTTTTTTCTATAGGTATTGATGAGAGCATTTCAAAGTCTAATTTATCCCCATCAATTATATCTATTACGTTACCGCAGTGAATATATATATAATCTGAGCCATTTACAGAGGCAGGAACGGCTGAGCATTTATAAAGATAAATTGATTTTAATTTTCTGTAAAAATCAACACTTAATAATATATCATTTGAAACGTAGACGTCAAATATAGGCTTAATTTTTTCTGTAGATATAAAATCAAAGCATTTAAAAACAACTGGGGTGAATGAAGCTACAGTTCCATTTGAAAGAATATCAAAGTCACGTTCATCGTCATAACTTACGATGTAATTTACATTTTTATAATTCTCACTGACAATGAAATAATCATCTGAAATTTTATGTGTCATACTTTAAGCCCTTACCAAAGTTCTCTAATTCAAAAACAGTTTTTAGTCTATTGTTATGTTTCATACTATCTATAAGGGGAGATAAGTTATAGCCATGATACCTTTCTACGCAAGACTTTGACTCATATTTCTTTTTCTCGATATTATCTGTGATCTCTCTACATCCAGGACCATTCTCCCTGTAATCTTTGCCAAATTTGTGAAGAAGCAAGTTAAAACTACTAATCCATTCCAATTTTATGCATGATAGATAATCTACATTAACTAGTACTTCTTGACTCTCAGATTCAGTATCACCAGGGCAAGTCCCTTTTCTACGAAGTAGTTTCAACATAGTCCCATATTTAGTCTTGGATGCAGCTTTGACTCCTGAAACAGAAAGAATGTGATGACCGGTAACGGAAACTTTTTCGGAGGCCTCAACATACCAAGGGTGAGCCGAAGGATATTTGTTTGGTTCACTGATTTTGTTAGCTGAACGCCAACAACTTCTTCTCTCAAAGTCGTGCCTTTTACCTGTTTTCTTTAAACTTCCTTTATTATTTCCAGAGTAAAGTTTAATTCTTTCGATTTCCATTAGTGGAGTCATTTTTTATTTCCTTTTCGACCCTAGCCTAGCCTTACATGGATGTTTTTTGCTTTTTTTATTTTTCCTACATATTTTGCAAACATACTCAGCCTTGTCATTCTCTTCATTTGTTTTGCTAGCATTTTTACCAGACTGTGCGGTCTCACCAGAGCCATGCTTTACCTTCGCCGGATATGCTCTCTCACTCTTACCCAAAATTCGCGCAAACAATTGGTCAAATTCACCCATCGCTTGTTTTAGTTTATCCGGCACCATTTTATCGATGATTTTCACTTCATCGGCCAACTTTAAGAAGTATTCTGCTAATTCGTCTGCGCCCATGCGATTGGCGTAAGAAGCAAGCTCACTTGCTACTTCGATACAGGGCTTTAAAACATCCGACACAATGTTGCTCGCCTGCTTGGCGTAATCAACCCAATCTAATGTGCGTAAGAACTTTTCTGGCTCGCCTTTACCCATACCACGAAGTACCTCTTTCGATGTGCCCTTACCACCTTTCAAAGCAACTTTACATGTACCTTGAACTGCACTACCAAACGTTGGGATACAACCAATCAAAGTCAGAGACAATGCCAACCAATTTTCTGGCTTCTCTCGCTCTTCTTCACTTAATAATGTCATGATATTGGCTGAGAGATCTCGCACATCCGCTGCTTGGTCTACTACGGGGAGCATGGTCAGCGCTGTGTTGGCTATGATTTGCTCTACCGATGCGTCATCATTGAAGTCACCTAAAATTACCCCCCAGATCCAGCTAGCTGCCCCTGACATTCTCTTCCAAGAGTTTTCCCAGAAACCATTCACCTCGCTTTGCTTCTTCAATAATTAATTGGGCATTCGCATTTGGATTGAAATTAGGGTTGGTTTTAGTTGGGATGTTCGGCATGAACTCACGACTGTCTTCACCATAGTCAATGTTAAATTCGCCGGGGGCAACACCACCCACCGAAGCTTTGCCTGCATTATCTAATGTGCCTTCAAAGACTGCGCCGGTTTGATCGACCAGTTTATATGTCGCACTTTGAACAGGCTCCCCATCTGAGTATGAAAGAAACAGACCAACCGTATACGTCCCTTCTTGCTCTTCGGTTACTGAAACCGAAGGATTTTGCGCACCACCCAAACACATAGTGTTGGCTTTGTTCATCGTCATTTGATCGGACAAGCGACATACGCCGGCGCCTTCAAATTTAACGGTAGGAGACGCCGATATGAATTCTGCCTCGGCTTCAATGGTGCCAGAGGAGACACCCTTTTTATCACCACCGGCATCGCCAGTACTGGCACTGAATTTACTGCCTTTAATAGCAATGCTATTACCACCATCCATAGAAACGGTAGTGGTGCCGCCTGCTAAATCAGCGGACTTTGCATTATTGCCATAGGAAATAGGTACAACAGCGTTGCCGACTGTTGTTAAACAAACATCAGGGGTGTATTACGTTCACTTAACTCAAAATACACCGCAACTAAACGCAAAAAGCGCCTTACGGCGCTTTTAATTCTGACGGTCTAATAACGACCATATGGAGCTGTGGTATCATACCATATGTCGACGCAACCAGCTGATTTCAGGTCTTTAACGAAGTTCTCACTGATATATAATTCATTATTCTCGTTAAAAACAAAAGCATATTTTTCTTCTACTTCTAAATCTGTCAGGGTTGGAAATTGTAAAAGTTCAATTGTTTTATAATCATCAAACTGTCTATCATAATCGTCAGGATGACTACCAAAATCAAAATTACTATCCCAAGCATCCTTTCCTTCAAGCCACGATTCATTCAACTTTTCTAAAATTTCTTCCCAAATTACGAATCGGATAGTATTGTCAAAAATAATAAATAAGTCAGGGTTAGAAAAAACCATACCTGGTCTTTTTTCTGGTAGAACATTGCTTAAATTTTCTTTAATAAACTTAATATACATATTACTTTAAGATTGTTATTTAAATAAAAATAATTCAAATTTGATTTCATCTATCTAAAGTCTGAATAGCCGTCTGCCGGTATAAATTCCACACCGACTAGCTTAGAATTTTTTATTTTTTCAACTAAATTTTTATGGAAAAAAACACACTTCAACCAACCAGGATCTATCACTATCTGTCTTCTATCTACTGGTATAGTCTGAATTAGTTTTTCATCTAATATAAGATTAAGAATACCACTAATCATCTCATCACCATCAGAATCCTTTCGGTACCTCTTGATCTTACTTTCGGATCTATCAATCAACTTAATCTCGTTGACAACTTGTAGCATAAGAAAATCATGCTCACCTTTATCATGAAGTTTAATATCGACCCAATTAATCCCAAAAATGTTATTCAAATTTAATTTCGAAAATCCATTTTTCTTAATCGAGAAATTTGGCATCTCAAGTATATCTGGGATTTCATAATCATCTTGTGGAAGAAATTCGACTATCAAGGGAACAGGTGCTTTAGGGTAAGTAAAACTCGTTAAGGGCACTGAATCGATGTGTTCATCTGGAAAACAGTAAATTGGGGAATTGACACACTCTCTTGCAAAAAAATATTCACTCATTTTCCAACCTCAAGTTTTCTAGGTTTCATCGTCTTACCTTTTACATTCTTTATATTGTGTTTTTCTTCCGGTAGCTTGGAAGTTCTACTTGGGCATGCGCTTCTTGATTTACTCTTGCTTTCTATATTACTTTCGCCTGCACAACCTATGTCACTTGCCGGAGAGTAATCATGACCAAAAGTTGAAATTGTATATAAAAAGCTATCTAAACACACTAAAATGTCTTTAGAGACGTCGTCTAAATCAGACTGAAAAAGTCTTTTTTTCCCTGATTTGCAATAATAACCTCTTCTTGCACTTTCTTTTACACTTTTAATATCTCGATTAACTGACTTTATATACTTTATATCATCCAGCCGCAACTTAGATGCTACAGGGTCAGGAACCTTTGTTACCGGAATTGATGTAGGTTCACCACTTTCAGGATCTGAACTTGTTTCCCAAAACTGTTCTTGCTTGGTCTTGAAGTCCAAGCCTCCACCATGGCCAGACTTATGGACGTGTGTATTGACTTGACAAGCGATATCCGTTTTGGAAGGGAACATTACCCCATTTTTCCAGGTGTTTATATCATACTCATATGCTTCTCTGTATTTTTTCCAGTCTGGAGTATCTAAGTTTTTAGTTGTTATGATGTGGTGAGCCTGAAGTCCGAACTGTCCGTCATCCCCTTTCAAACGTCCATCCGCCCATAAATGTTTATTGAAGCCCGACTTATAGTGCTTAGATTTGATGGATTTTGCTAACGCAGCCCCTGAGCCTTTTACAAGACTGTGTTTTTTTACAGTTGAGTTTTTAGCCATGATGGTATTGACCTCTAATAAGCATCACATTTTTCAGGTTTCTTCTTACAAACAGGACAAATAATTTCATCCTTATCTTTTTCTTGATTCGCCTTACTGGTACTTTTACCAGACTGTGCGGTCTCACCAGAGCCATGCTTTACCTTTGCTGGGTATGTTTTCTCACTCTTGCCCAAAATTCGCGCAAACAATTGGTCAAATTCACCCATCGCTTCTCTTAGTTTATCCGGCACCATTTTATCGATGATTTTCACTTCATCGGCCAGCTTTAAGAAGTATTCTGCTAATTCATCTGCGCCCATGCGATTGGCGTAAGAAGCAAGCTCACTTGCTACTTCGATACAGGGTTTTAAAACATCCGACACAATGTTGCTCGCCTGCTTGGCGTAATCAACCCAATCTAATGTACGTAAGAACTTTTCTGGGTCGCCTTTACCCATCCCACGAAGTACCGCGAGTAAA
This window encodes:
- a CDS encoding AHH domain-containing protein, with product MAKNSTVKKHSLVKGSGAALAKSIKSKHYKSGFNKHLWADGRLKGDDGQFGLQAHHIITTKNLDTPDWKKYREAYEYDINTWKNGVMFPSKTDIACQVNTHVHKSGHGGGLDFKTKQEQFWETSSDPESGEPTSIPVTKVPDPVASKLRLDDIKYIKSVNRDIKSVKESARRGYYCKSGKKRLFQSDLDDVSKDILVCLDSFLYTISTFGHDYSPASDIGCAGESNIESKSKSRSACPSRTSKLPEEKHNIKNVKGKTMKPRKLEVGK